One stretch of Croceibacterium atlanticum DNA includes these proteins:
- a CDS encoding polysaccharide deacetylase family protein, whose protein sequence is MTRFYFTIDTEYEAGHAMRHGKAGRAENFTRSICGRTDAGDVGIFYQMDMFDRCGLKGVFFIDPMPALLWGTAAIADIVGPVVERGHDVQLHIHTEWLDLAGSANPLGSRRGTNIKDFHFEDQCVLIDWARAQLQAAGAPRPLAFRAGNYGANDDTLRALAELGFTHDSSHTPGMAGSACEISLGPDHRRPMDHLGITEVPIGCVGDVITGLRHAQLTALSLVELVAAARHAMDAGLADFTLVSHSFELLCRDRRRINKIVRRRFDLFCQALAAMEGIETACFTMNPPKPGSADSLRPALPPSAMRNGSRMAEQAVSNMLYGSG, encoded by the coding sequence ATGACCCGGTTCTATTTCACAATCGACACCGAATATGAGGCGGGCCATGCCATGCGCCATGGCAAGGCAGGCAGGGCCGAAAATTTCACTCGTTCCATCTGCGGCCGCACTGATGCGGGCGATGTCGGCATATTCTATCAGATGGACATGTTTGACCGCTGCGGGCTCAAGGGCGTGTTCTTCATCGATCCGATGCCGGCATTGCTATGGGGCACAGCGGCTATCGCCGACATTGTCGGACCGGTGGTGGAACGCGGGCATGACGTGCAGTTGCACATCCATACCGAATGGCTCGACCTGGCAGGATCCGCCAATCCGCTCGGTTCCCGCAGGGGCACCAATATCAAGGACTTCCATTTTGAAGATCAATGTGTCCTGATCGATTGGGCCAGGGCACAATTGCAGGCGGCAGGCGCGCCCCGCCCCCTCGCCTTCCGGGCGGGTAATTACGGCGCGAATGACGATACTTTGCGCGCGCTGGCCGAACTTGGTTTCACGCATGACAGCAGCCATACGCCGGGCATGGCCGGATCGGCTTGCGAAATATCGCTCGGCCCGGACCATCGCCGCCCGATGGATCATCTCGGCATTACAGAAGTTCCGATCGGCTGCGTCGGTGATGTCATCACGGGCCTGCGCCATGCGCAACTGACCGCGCTTTCGCTGGTGGAACTGGTCGCCGCCGCACGCCATGCGATGGATGCCGGGCTGGCGGACTTCACCCTGGTGTCCCACAGTTTCGAACTGCTGTGCCGGGACAGGCGACGGATCAACAAGATCGTCCGCCGCCGGTTCGATCTGTTCTGCCAGGCGCTGGCGGCGATGGAGGGTATCGAAACGGCCTGCTTCACCATGAACCCGCCGAAACCGGGCAGCGCCGACAGCCTTCGCCCTGCCCTGCCGCCCAGCGCGATGCGCAATGGTTCGCGCATGGCGGAACAGGCGGTGTCCAACATGCTGTATGGCAGCGGCTGA
- a CDS encoding phosphoenolpyruvate carboxykinase has product MTAQLSVPLSAKGIKTEASIYPNLGTSALVEHAISNGEGKLAKDGPLVVETGKHTGRSAKDKFIVRDAETEDTVWWGKVNVPMTPDHFAALKEDFLAELAKKEKLYVADLFGGSQPEHRVKVRIINELAWHNLFIRTLLCRPTKDELEGFDPEYTIIDLPSFKADPERHGSRSETVVAVNLSEKLILIGGTKYAGEMKKSVFGILNYLLPTKGVMPMHCSANIGEDGKSAVFFGLSGTGKTTLSADASRTLIGDDEHGWSDTAVFNFEGGCYAKMIRLSEEAEPEIFATTRRFGTVLENVVMDEETRELDFDDNSLAENSRGAYPIEFIPNCSEKNLGPVPSNVIMLTADAFGVLPPIARLTPDQAMYHFLSGYTAKVAGTEIGVTEPEATFSTCFGAPFMPRHPSVYGNLLKERIAKGGVSCWLVNTGWTGGKYGVGQRMPIKATRALLNAALDGSLNNAEFRVDPNFGFEVPVSVPGVDDAILDPRSTWADKEDYDRTAQKLMQLFIDNFAQFEEHVDEGVRKAAPQSA; this is encoded by the coding sequence GTGACCGCCCAGCTTTCCGTTCCGCTCTCCGCCAAGGGTATCAAAACCGAGGCTTCGATTTATCCCAATCTGGGCACGTCTGCTCTTGTCGAACACGCGATCTCGAATGGCGAAGGCAAGCTTGCGAAAGACGGCCCGCTGGTTGTTGAAACCGGCAAGCACACTGGGCGTAGCGCGAAGGACAAGTTCATTGTCCGCGACGCGGAAACGGAAGACACCGTCTGGTGGGGCAAGGTCAATGTGCCGATGACGCCGGACCACTTCGCCGCGCTGAAGGAAGATTTCCTTGCCGAGCTGGCGAAGAAGGAAAAGCTGTATGTCGCCGATCTGTTCGGCGGTTCGCAGCCGGAACATCGTGTGAAGGTGCGGATCATCAACGAACTGGCCTGGCACAATCTGTTCATCCGCACCCTGCTGTGCCGCCCGACCAAGGATGAACTGGAAGGCTTCGATCCCGAATATACGATCATCGACCTGCCCAGCTTCAAGGCCGACCCCGAACGGCATGGCAGCCGCAGCGAAACCGTGGTTGCGGTCAATCTGTCCGAAAAGCTGATCCTGATCGGCGGCACCAAATATGCCGGCGAAATGAAGAAGAGCGTGTTCGGCATCCTCAACTATCTGCTGCCGACCAAGGGCGTGATGCCGATGCATTGTTCCGCCAATATCGGCGAGGACGGGAAGAGCGCGGTGTTCTTCGGCCTTTCCGGCACCGGCAAGACGACTTTGTCCGCCGATGCCAGCCGCACGCTTATTGGCGATGACGAACATGGCTGGTCGGATACGGCGGTCTTCAATTTCGAAGGCGGCTGCTACGCCAAGATGATCCGCCTTTCGGAAGAAGCGGAACCGGAAATCTTCGCCACCACGCGCCGTTTCGGCACCGTGCTGGAAAATGTGGTGATGGACGAAGAAACCCGCGAACTGGATTTCGACGACAACTCGCTCGCCGAAAATAGCCGCGGTGCCTATCCGATCGAATTCATCCCCAATTGTTCGGAAAAGAATCTCGGCCCGGTGCCGTCCAATGTCATCATGCTGACGGCTGATGCCTTCGGTGTGCTGCCTCCGATTGCGCGTCTCACGCCGGATCAGGCGATGTATCACTTCCTGTCCGGCTACACGGCCAAGGTCGCCGGCACGGAAATCGGCGTGACCGAACCGGAAGCGACCTTCTCCACCTGTTTCGGTGCCCCCTTCATGCCGCGCCATCCCAGCGTCTATGGCAATCTGCTGAAGGAACGCATCGCCAAGGGCGGCGTGTCCTGCTGGCTGGTGAATACCGGCTGGACCGGCGGCAAATATGGCGTTGGCCAGCGTATGCCGATCAAGGCGACCCGCGCCCTGTTGAACGCGGCGCTGGACGGTTCGCTGAACAATGCGGAATTCCGCGTCGATCCGAATTTCGGTTTTGAAGTTCCGGTTTCGGTGCCGGGCGTGGACGATGCGATCCTGGATCCGCGTTCCACCTGGGCCGACAAGGAAGATTATGATCGCACGGCGCAGAAGCTGATGCAGCTCTTCATCGACAATTTCGCCCAGTTCGAGGAGCATGTTGACGAAGGTGTGCGCAAGGCGGCGCCGCAGTCGGCCTGA
- a CDS encoding response regulator transcription factor, with the protein MNEEPEIAPAPKDAPRSIALVDDDRNILTTLSIALQAEGYATRVYSDGEAALKALTENPPDLAVFDIKMPRMDGMELLQRLREHSQLPVIFLTSKDQEQDEEAGLAMGADDYIAKPFSQRLLLARIRAILRRSGPVREVEPGGAPSPLAENTIMERGRLAMDPARHQVTWDGRPVSLTVTEFLILEALAQRPGVIKSRNQLMDAAYPDDVFVDDRTVDSHIKRLRRKFRAADPEFGAISTLYGAGYSFSDG; encoded by the coding sequence ATGAATGAGGAACCGGAGATCGCCCCGGCGCCGAAAGACGCGCCGCGCAGCATTGCCCTGGTCGATGACGACCGGAACATTCTGACAACCCTGTCCATCGCGCTGCAGGCAGAAGGTTATGCCACGCGCGTATATTCCGATGGCGAAGCGGCGCTGAAGGCGCTCACGGAGAACCCGCCAGACCTGGCCGTGTTCGACATCAAGATGCCGCGGATGGACGGGATGGAACTGCTTCAGCGCCTGCGCGAACATTCGCAATTGCCGGTGATCTTCCTGACCAGCAAGGATCAGGAACAGGACGAGGAAGCCGGCCTCGCAATGGGGGCGGATGATTATATCGCCAAGCCCTTCAGCCAGCGCCTGCTGCTGGCGCGGATCCGTGCGATACTGCGCCGGTCCGGCCCCGTGCGCGAAGTGGAACCGGGCGGCGCGCCCTCCCCCCTGGCTGAAAACACGATCATGGAACGCGGACGGCTCGCCATGGACCCGGCGCGCCATCAGGTGACCTGGGATGGCAGACCCGTATCGCTGACCGTCACCGAATTCCTGATCCTGGAAGCGCTGGCCCAGCGTCCCGGCGTGATCAAGAGCCGCAACCAGCTGATGGATGCGGCCTATCCGGACGATGTCTTCGTGGATGATCGCACGGTGGACAGCCATATCAAGCGCCTGCGCCGCAAGTTCCGCGCTGCCGATCCGGAATTCGGCGCGATTTCGACCCTTTACGGTGCTGGCTACAGCTTCTCCGATGGCTGA
- a CDS encoding ATP-binding protein, which yields MAEKSAAPRHLERLAFPLDTSLTVRILAVNLIPLMLLAGSLFFLDSYRRQLLDERFKLARIEAQITAEALAGATRERQEALLVQIGKEQHLRLRLFDPQGKLTADSFKLDAPSFTLGDPVAAPWPQDLARWIDRAVDIAVNAPSPPPFADPESDEASAWPELVRAREQGLSQIELRRAPDLTPVITAAAPVGLNGSTLLTTRNAADITQAVRDARTSLLGLMALALTLSIVLSLYLARTIIEPLRRLVRATVRVRLGRGREVEVPRMQSRGDEIGVLARAVSDMTTALRQRIDAVESFAADVAHEIKNPLASLRSALESLPRVDDPQLRTQLTEIAAHDVLRIDRLVTEISDASRIDAELSRATFESVDMAELVANVVRVREGRGLNDGRRILIERSSDPTRIMGVPLRIERIIENLLDNAVSFSPHGGVISVAIERDGDIVRTSVCDEGPGIPEKAREKVFTRFHSVRPEAEDFGDHSGLGLAIARTIAVAHDGSLRVSDRPDEHPGACLVLELPAAE from the coding sequence ATGGCTGAGAAATCCGCGGCTCCGCGCCATCTCGAACGGCTGGCTTTCCCGCTCGACACGTCGCTGACCGTCCGCATTCTGGCGGTGAACCTGATACCGCTGATGCTGCTGGCGGGCAGCCTGTTCTTCCTCGATTCCTACCGCCGGCAATTGCTGGACGAACGGTTCAAGCTGGCGCGGATCGAAGCGCAGATCACGGCAGAGGCACTGGCGGGCGCCACGCGCGAAAGGCAGGAAGCTTTGCTGGTGCAGATCGGCAAGGAACAGCATTTGCGGCTGCGCCTGTTCGATCCGCAGGGCAAACTGACGGCCGACAGCTTCAAGCTGGACGCGCCTTCCTTCACCCTGGGCGATCCCGTCGCCGCGCCATGGCCGCAGGATCTGGCGCGCTGGATCGACCGGGCGGTGGACATTGCCGTCAACGCCCCGTCCCCGCCCCCCTTTGCCGACCCGGAAAGCGACGAAGCCAGCGCCTGGCCCGAACTGGTGCGCGCGCGCGAACAGGGCCTTTCGCAGATCGAATTGCGCCGCGCGCCCGATCTCACCCCCGTCATCACTGCCGCCGCGCCGGTGGGGCTTAACGGTTCCACCCTGCTGACCACCCGCAATGCGGCGGATATCACCCAGGCCGTGCGCGATGCGCGCACATCACTGCTGGGGCTGATGGCCCTTGCCCTGACGCTATCCATTGTCCTTTCGCTCTATCTGGCGCGGACCATTATCGAACCATTGCGGCGCCTGGTCCGGGCCACGGTGCGGGTGCGGCTCGGACGTGGACGGGAAGTGGAAGTGCCGCGCATGCAGTCCCGCGGGGACGAAATCGGCGTGCTGGCCCGTGCCGTGTCGGACATGACCACGGCCCTGCGCCAGCGGATCGACGCGGTGGAAAGCTTTGCTGCGGATGTGGCGCATGAAATCAAGAATCCGCTGGCATCCTTGCGCAGCGCGCTGGAATCGCTGCCCCGCGTCGATGACCCGCAATTACGCACCCAGCTGACCGAAATCGCCGCGCATGACGTGTTGCGGATCGATCGGCTGGTGACAGAGATTTCCGATGCCAGCCGCATCGATGCCGAACTGAGCCGCGCGACTTTCGAAAGCGTCGACATGGCAGAGCTGGTGGCCAATGTAGTGCGGGTGCGCGAAGGGCGCGGCCTCAATGATGGCCGCCGGATCTTGATCGAACGGAGCAGCGACCCGACGCGTATAATGGGCGTGCCGCTGCGGATCGAACGCATCATTGAAAACCTGCTCGACAATGCGGTGTCGTTTTCCCCACACGGCGGCGTCATTTCCGTGGCGATCGAACGGGACGGGGATATCGTGCGCACCAGCGTTTGCGACGAGGGACCGGGCATTCCCGAAAAGGCGCGGGAAAAGGTCTTCACCCGTTTCCATTCAGTCCGCCCGGAAGCGGAGGATTTTGGCGATCACAGCGGGCTTGGCCTCGCCATTGCGCGCACCATCGCCGTCGCACATGATGGCAGCCTGCGCGTATCCGACCGGCCAGACGAACATCCCGGCGCGTGCCTCGTGCTCGAACTGCCCGCTGCGGAATGA
- a CDS encoding HPr kinase/phosphorylase — protein sequence MNGLLHQASCVAIGGRAVLIEGGPGSGKSSLALALIDRGAELVGDDGVTLASRMDRLHASPPPNIRGLLEVRNVGLIGMEAVSAPVALVICLDPAAPRFIETAEIVERTGMELPMIRLWPDSPVLHLRAEQALKIHGLP from the coding sequence ATGAACGGCCTGCTACACCAGGCAAGCTGCGTTGCCATTGGCGGGCGGGCCGTGCTGATCGAAGGCGGGCCGGGCAGCGGAAAATCCAGCCTCGCCCTTGCCCTGATCGATCGCGGCGCCGAACTGGTCGGCGATGACGGCGTCACGCTTGCCAGCAGGATGGACCGGCTCCATGCCTCGCCGCCGCCAAATATTCGGGGACTGCTGGAAGTTCGCAATGTCGGATTGATCGGCATGGAAGCCGTCAGCGCGCCGGTTGCGCTGGTCATTTGCCTTGATCCAGCGGCCCCGCGTTTTATCGAAACTGCTGAAATCGTTGAAAGAACGGGAATGGAACTGCCGATGATCCGGCTTTGGCCCGATAGTCCCGTCCTGCACCTGCGCGCGGAACAGGCGTTGAAAATCCACGGTTTGCCCTGA